A single genomic interval of Rhodopseudomonas palustris harbors:
- a CDS encoding EamA family transporter — protein sequence MFTVASLWIPFTLVAALGQVARNAMQRSLTGPLGTWGATNIRFLFGFPFSLLFFAGVIVATGDTVSWPGLEFWPWLLLGALSQIAATGMMLAAMNERSFVVTTAYLKTEAIQTAIFGFVFLGDHLNLWKVVAILIATVGVVVTALRPGAARGLVSLRPTLLGLGAAAAFALSAVGFRGAIIVVPDVTFVTAATFTLVFALGVQTLVLTIYLLARAPQVLRDILRLWRPSMLAGFIGAAASQFWFLAFALTAAANVRTLALIEVLFAQAVAYYSFKQPVAPREILGILLIVLGVALLVAV from the coding sequence ATGTTCACCGTCGCTTCGCTCTGGATCCCCTTCACGCTCGTCGCTGCGCTCGGCCAGGTCGCGCGCAACGCGATGCAGCGCTCGCTGACCGGGCCGCTCGGCACCTGGGGCGCCACCAACATCCGGTTCCTGTTCGGCTTCCCGTTCTCGCTGCTGTTCTTCGCCGGCGTGATCGTGGCAACCGGAGATACCGTGAGCTGGCCGGGCCTCGAATTCTGGCCGTGGCTGCTGCTCGGCGCGCTGTCGCAGATCGCCGCCACCGGGATGATGCTGGCGGCGATGAACGAACGCTCGTTCGTGGTCACCACCGCATATCTGAAGACCGAGGCGATCCAGACCGCGATCTTCGGCTTCGTGTTCCTCGGCGATCACCTGAACCTGTGGAAGGTGGTGGCGATCCTGATCGCGACCGTCGGCGTCGTCGTCACGGCGCTGCGCCCGGGCGCCGCCCGCGGCCTCGTCAGCCTGCGGCCGACGCTGCTCGGGCTGGGCGCCGCAGCAGCCTTTGCGCTGTCGGCGGTCGGGTTTCGTGGCGCAATCATCGTGGTGCCGGATGTCACCTTCGTCACCGCCGCGACCTTCACGCTGGTGTTCGCGCTCGGGGTGCAGACGCTGGTGCTGACGATCTACCTGCTGGCGCGGGCGCCGCAGGTGCTGCGCGACATCCTGAGGCTGTGGCGACCGTCGATGCTGGCCGGTTTCATCGGGGCGGCAGCATCGCAGTTCTGGTTCCTGGCGTTTGCGCTCACCGCCGCCGCCAATGTCCGCACCCTGGCGCTGATCGAGGTGCTGTTCGCGCAGGCCGTAGCATACTACTCGTTCAAGCAGCCGGTGGCGCCGCGCGAGATCCTTGGCATCCTCCTGATCGTGCTCGGCGTCGCGCTGCTGGTCGCGGTGTGA
- the ptsP gene encoding phosphoenolpyruvate--protein phosphotransferase: MRSTSGGPRVLLRRLRETMAEQVSAQERLDKIVVLIAANMVAEVCSVYVLRIDNTLELYATEGLNREAVHQTVLNAHEGLVGLVASEATPLNLSDAQSHPAFSFRPETGEEIYHSFLGVPILRAGNTLGVLVVQNRAKRTYVEEEVEALQTTAMVLAEMIASGELSALAQPGAEPAARHSIHKTGAVLSDGIALGHVVLHEPRVVITNYIAEDLPKEIKRLDAALAKLRSDLDRMLERGDFAEGGEHRDVLEAYRMFANDHGWSHKLHEAVATGLTAEAAVERVQSDTRARMLRSTDPYLRDRLHDLEDLGHRLMRQLVGQDHAPSREQLPDNAILIARSMGPAALLDYDRKRLRGLVLEEGTANSHVSIVARALGIAAIGEVPNAPGIADPGDAIIVDATSGSIYVRPSAEIEAAYAERVRFRARRQAQYSALRDLPCATKDGQPIDLMINAGLTIDLPHIEDTGSSGIGLFRTELQFMVGQSLPRSSDQLALYRAVLDAAGSKPVTFRTLDIGGDKALPYMETVVEENPALGWRAIRLGLDRPGLLRSQIRALLRAAAGRYLRVMFPMISEVAEFDAAKSIIERELTYLRQHGHTLPERVDVGTMLEVPALLYQLDELFKRADFVSVGSNDLFQFLFAVDRGNSKVSERFDTLSAPILRALRDIVRKARAAKRSLSLCGEMASQPLAALALIAIGYRSLSVSALAHGPVKAMILGLDLAKAEAMIGPLLDAPAGSVSIRDKLIEFAEAHQLAL, encoded by the coding sequence ATGCGGAGCACGTCGGGTGGCCCCCGCGTCTTGCTGAGACGGCTCCGCGAAACCATGGCGGAGCAAGTCTCCGCGCAGGAACGCCTCGACAAGATCGTGGTGTTGATCGCGGCCAACATGGTCGCCGAAGTGTGCTCGGTCTATGTGCTGCGGATCGACAACACCCTCGAGCTGTACGCCACCGAAGGTCTGAACCGCGAGGCGGTGCACCAGACCGTGCTGAACGCCCATGAAGGTCTGGTCGGTCTGGTCGCCTCGGAAGCGACGCCGCTGAACCTGTCGGATGCGCAAAGCCATCCGGCGTTCTCGTTCCGCCCGGAGACCGGCGAAGAAATCTACCACTCGTTCCTCGGCGTGCCGATCCTGCGCGCCGGTAACACCCTCGGCGTGCTGGTGGTGCAGAACCGCGCCAAGCGCACCTATGTCGAGGAAGAGGTCGAGGCGCTGCAGACCACCGCGATGGTGCTGGCCGAGATGATCGCCTCGGGCGAGCTGTCGGCGCTGGCACAGCCCGGTGCCGAACCGGCTGCGCGGCACTCGATCCACAAGACCGGCGCGGTGCTGTCCGACGGCATCGCGCTTGGTCACGTCGTGCTGCACGAGCCGCGCGTCGTCATCACCAATTACATCGCCGAAGACCTGCCGAAGGAAATCAAGCGGCTCGACGCGGCGCTCGCCAAGCTGCGCTCCGATCTCGACCGGATGCTGGAGCGGGGCGACTTCGCCGAGGGCGGCGAGCATCGCGACGTGCTCGAAGCCTACCGGATGTTCGCCAATGATCACGGCTGGTCGCACAAGCTGCACGAGGCGGTCGCCACCGGTCTCACCGCCGAGGCCGCTGTCGAACGCGTGCAGTCGGACACCAGAGCGCGGATGCTGCGCTCGACCGATCCTTACTTGCGCGACCGGCTGCACGATCTCGAAGACCTCGGCCACCGCCTGATGCGCCAGCTCGTCGGGCAGGACCATGCGCCGTCGCGCGAGCAACTGCCTGACAATGCCATCCTGATCGCGCGCTCGATGGGGCCTGCGGCGCTGCTCGACTACGACCGCAAGCGGCTGCGCGGCCTGGTGCTCGAAGAAGGCACCGCCAATTCGCACGTCTCGATCGTGGCCCGCGCCCTCGGCATCGCAGCGATCGGCGAGGTGCCGAACGCGCCGGGCATCGCCGATCCGGGCGACGCGATCATCGTCGATGCCACCTCGGGCTCGATCTATGTCCGCCCGTCTGCCGAAATCGAAGCCGCCTATGCGGAGCGGGTGCGCTTCCGCGCCCGGCGACAGGCGCAGTATTCGGCGCTCCGCGATCTGCCCTGCGCCACCAAGGATGGTCAGCCGATCGACCTGATGATCAACGCGGGCCTGACCATCGACCTGCCGCACATCGAAGACACCGGCTCTTCCGGCATCGGCCTGTTCCGCACCGAGCTGCAGTTCATGGTCGGCCAGAGCCTGCCGCGCTCGTCCGATCAGCTTGCGCTGTATCGCGCCGTGCTCGACGCCGCCGGCAGCAAGCCGGTGACCTTCCGCACCCTCGACATCGGCGGCGACAAGGCGCTGCCCTACATGGAGACGGTGGTCGAGGAGAATCCGGCACTTGGCTGGCGCGCGATCCGGCTCGGGCTTGACCGGCCCGGCCTGCTGCGCAGCCAGATTCGCGCGCTGCTGCGTGCCGCCGCGGGTCGTTACCTGCGGGTGATGTTCCCGATGATCTCTGAGGTGGCCGAGTTCGATGCCGCCAAGAGCATCATCGAGCGCGAACTGACTTATCTGCGCCAGCATGGCCACACCCTGCCGGAGCGCGTCGACGTCGGCACCATGCTGGAAGTGCCGGCGCTGTTGTATCAGCTCGACGAGCTGTTCAAGCGCGCGGACTTCGTGTCGGTCGGCTCCAACGACCTGTTCCAGTTCCTGTTCGCGGTCGATCGCGGCAACTCGAAAGTGTCGGAGCGGTTCGACACTCTGTCGGCGCCGATCCTGCGGGCGCTGCGCGACATCGTCCGCAAGGCGCGTGCGGCCAAGCGCTCACTGTCGCTGTGCGGCGAGATGGCCTCGCAGCCGCTGGCGGCATTGGCCCTGATCGCGATCGGCTACCGCTCGCTGTCGGTGTCGGCACTGGCACACGGCCCGGTGAAGGCGATGATCCTCGGTCTCGACCTCGCCAAGGCGGAGGCGATGATCGGGCCGCTGCTCGACGCGCCGGCCGGCAGCGTCTCGATTCGCGACAAGCTGATCGAATTCGCCGAAGCGCATCAGCTCGCCTTGTAG
- a CDS encoding carbon-nitrogen hydrolase family protein, with protein MTEAVPFNAALVQMRSGLTPEPNLEQGTRLIREAVKAGADYVLTPEVSNMMQLNREALFAQLAEQDDDLSLKAYRELARELNIHLHIGSLALRASPERAVNRSFLIGPDGAILASYDKIHMFDIDLGNGESYRESANYQPGETAVISDLPWGRIGLTICYDVRFPALYRALAESGASFLAVPAAFTKPTGEAHWHVLLRARAIENGCFVFAAAQGGLHENKRETFGHSLIIDPWGKVLAEGGIEPGFVMARIDPAEVTKARGKIPSLQHGRRFTVADANAGPGHLHLVRQS; from the coding sequence ATGACCGAAGCGGTGCCGTTCAATGCCGCCCTTGTGCAGATGCGCAGCGGCCTCACTCCCGAGCCCAATCTCGAGCAGGGCACCCGGCTGATCCGCGAGGCGGTGAAGGCTGGCGCCGACTACGTGCTCACCCCTGAGGTGAGCAACATGATGCAGCTCAACCGCGAAGCGCTGTTCGCGCAGCTCGCCGAGCAGGACGACGATCTGTCGCTGAAGGCGTATCGCGAGCTGGCGCGCGAACTGAACATTCATCTGCACATCGGCTCGCTGGCGCTGCGCGCCTCGCCGGAGCGCGCGGTCAACCGCTCGTTCCTGATCGGCCCGGACGGCGCGATCCTTGCGAGCTACGATAAGATCCACATGTTCGACATCGATCTCGGCAATGGCGAAAGCTACCGGGAGTCGGCGAACTACCAGCCGGGCGAGACCGCGGTGATCTCGGATCTGCCGTGGGGCCGGATCGGCCTGACGATCTGCTACGACGTGCGTTTCCCGGCGCTGTACCGCGCGCTGGCCGAATCCGGCGCGTCGTTCCTGGCGGTGCCGGCGGCGTTCACCAAGCCGACCGGCGAGGCGCACTGGCACGTGCTGCTGCGCGCCCGCGCCATCGAGAACGGCTGCTTCGTCTTCGCCGCGGCGCAGGGAGGCCTGCACGAGAACAAGCGCGAGACTTTCGGCCATTCGCTGATCATCGATCCGTGGGGCAAGGTCCTGGCCGAAGGCGGCATCGAGCCCGGCTTCGTCATGGCGCGGATCGATCCGGCCGAAGTGACGAAGGCGCGCGGCAAGATTCCGTCGCTGCAGCACGGCCGGCGCTTCACTGTCGCCGATGCGAACGCGGGCCCCGGCCATCTGCATCTGGTCCGGCAATCATGA
- a CDS encoding EamA family transporter: MNPDTLLSWQLWAILSAVFAALTAIFAKVGVADINSDLATFIRTVVVLVALGGLLAATGKLVADGPISAKTWTFLVLSGLCTGASWLCYFRALKLGPASLVAPIDKLSVVLVVLFGVLFLGERPSGTEWIGIALIAAGAVIIALK; this comes from the coding sequence GTGAACCCCGACACGCTCCTCTCCTGGCAACTCTGGGCCATCCTTTCAGCGGTGTTCGCCGCCCTGACGGCGATCTTTGCCAAGGTCGGCGTGGCGGACATCAATTCGGATCTCGCCACTTTCATCCGCACCGTGGTGGTTCTGGTGGCACTCGGCGGGCTGCTGGCGGCGACCGGCAAGCTCGTCGCAGATGGGCCGATCAGTGCCAAGACTTGGACGTTCCTGGTCCTGTCCGGGCTGTGCACCGGGGCGTCGTGGCTGTGCTATTTCCGGGCGCTCAAGCTCGGCCCGGCCAGCCTGGTGGCACCGATCGACAAGCTCAGCGTGGTGCTTGTCGTGCTGTTCGGCGTGCTGTTTCTCGGTGAGCGGCCGTCCGGCACCGAGTGGATCGGGATCGCGCTGATCGCCGCCGGTGCCGTGATCATCGCGCTGAAGTAA
- the grxC gene encoding glutaredoxin 3 gives MPAAIEIFTRPGCGYCSAAKSLLNRKKAVFTEYDVAVDPGYRVKMDERAGPGATYPQIFIGDFHVGGCDDLYALDREGKLDALLADEKAAS, from the coding sequence ATGCCCGCAGCGATCGAGATCTTCACCCGCCCCGGCTGCGGCTATTGCAGCGCCGCCAAGTCGCTCCTCAACCGCAAGAAGGCGGTCTTCACCGAGTACGACGTCGCGGTCGATCCGGGCTACCGGGTGAAGATGGACGAGCGCGCCGGCCCCGGCGCCACCTATCCGCAGATCTTCATCGGCGACTTCCACGTCGGCGGCTGTGATGATCTCTACGCACTCGACCGCGAGGGCAAGCTCGATGCGCTGCTCGCCGACGAGAAGGCTGCGTCATGA
- a CDS encoding (deoxy)nucleoside triphosphate pyrophosphohydrolase, translating into MNLLLVVAVALIDADNRVLIAQRPKHKQLGGLWEFPGGKLDPGERPEAALIRELDEELGITVKEACLAPLTFASHAYEDFHLLMPLYVCRRWEGLAMPREGQELAWVRANKLRDYPMPPADLPLIPPLIELLM; encoded by the coding sequence ATGAACCTCCTCCTCGTCGTCGCCGTGGCGCTGATCGATGCCGATAATCGCGTGCTGATCGCGCAGCGGCCAAAGCACAAGCAGCTCGGCGGTCTGTGGGAGTTTCCCGGCGGCAAGCTCGATCCCGGCGAGCGGCCGGAGGCGGCGCTGATTCGCGAGCTCGACGAGGAGCTCGGCATCACCGTGAAGGAAGCCTGTCTGGCGCCGCTGACCTTCGCCAGCCACGCCTACGAGGACTTTCACCTGCTGATGCCGCTGTATGTCTGCCGGCGGTGGGAAGGCCTGGCGATGCCGCGCGAAGGCCAGGAGCTCGCCTGGGTCCGCGCCAACAAGCTGCGCGACTATCCGATGCCACCGGCGGACCTGCCGCTGATCCCGCCGCTGATCGAACTGCTGATGTAG
- the ubiG gene encoding bifunctional 2-polyprenyl-6-hydroxyphenol methylase/3-demethylubiquinol 3-O-methyltransferase UbiG, giving the protein MALQPESPGQPASTVDPAEIAKFSKLSAEWWDPTGRMAPLHRINPLRISFIRDAACRKFERNAKSLSCLEGLRMLDIGCGAGLLCEPFTRLGAQVIGIDPSATNIAAAKLHADKSHLAIDYRNVMVEEIDPRERFDIVLAMEVIEHVTDVGAFLSRCAALMKPTGIMVVATLNRNWKSFALAIVGAEYVMRWLPRGTHQWDKFVTPAELEQHLNRLKLTVTEQSGLVFNPLADRWKLSPDMDVNYMMVAEAAP; this is encoded by the coding sequence ATGGCACTGCAACCCGAGTCCCCCGGCCAGCCGGCCTCGACCGTCGATCCGGCCGAGATCGCGAAATTCTCCAAACTGTCGGCCGAGTGGTGGGACCCCACGGGGCGGATGGCGCCGCTGCACCGGATCAACCCGCTGCGGATCAGCTTTATCCGCGACGCGGCCTGCCGGAAATTCGAGCGCAACGCCAAGAGCCTGAGCTGCCTCGAAGGCTTGCGGATGCTGGACATCGGCTGCGGCGCCGGCCTGCTGTGCGAGCCGTTCACCCGACTCGGGGCCCAGGTGATCGGAATCGACCCCTCCGCCACCAACATCGCGGCCGCCAAGCTGCATGCCGATAAGTCGCATCTGGCGATCGACTACCGCAACGTCATGGTCGAGGAAATCGACCCGCGTGAGCGGTTCGACATCGTGCTGGCGATGGAGGTGATCGAGCACGTCACCGACGTCGGCGCGTTCCTGTCGCGCTGCGCCGCCCTGATGAAGCCGACCGGAATCATGGTGGTGGCAACGCTCAACCGGAACTGGAAGAGCTTTGCGCTCGCCATCGTCGGCGCCGAATATGTGATGCGCTGGCTGCCGCGCGGCACCCATCAGTGGGACAAATTCGTCACCCCCGCCGAGCTCGAGCAGCACCTCAACCGGCTGAAGCTCACCGTCACGGAACAGTCCGGCCTGGTGTTCAATCCGCTCGCCGACCGCTGGAAGCTGTCGCCCGACATGGACGTGAACTACATGATGGTCGCCGAAGCGGCCCCGTAG
- a CDS encoding ComF family protein has translation MRVGTINRAGVGGLSSFSAAANSLRRIWTRATQAALDLALPTLCVACREPVAGEGVCAQCWSQLSFIAPPYCEKLGIPFVYDPGPGMLSMQAIADPPAYSRARAAVRYDEVAKALVHGLKFHDRTDLAPIMGRWMARAGQPLLADADLLVPVPLHWRRGFSRRYNQSGALAQVIGRQAKLSVAVEALQRVRPTAHQIGLSRSERAANVQGAFKVPKHRKAEIQGRRIVLIDDVLTSGATVDACARALLRARAASVDVLVFARVVDTLKSPI, from the coding sequence ATGCGTGTGGGGACGATCAATCGGGCCGGCGTGGGCGGGCTGAGCAGCTTTTCGGCCGCTGCCAATAGTTTGCGCCGGATCTGGACCCGCGCGACTCAGGCGGCGCTCGATTTGGCGCTACCGACGCTGTGCGTCGCCTGCCGCGAGCCGGTCGCCGGCGAGGGCGTCTGTGCGCAGTGCTGGTCGCAGCTGTCCTTTATCGCCCCGCCTTACTGCGAAAAGCTCGGCATCCCGTTCGTCTATGATCCCGGCCCCGGTATGCTGTCGATGCAGGCGATCGCCGATCCGCCGGCCTATAGCCGCGCCCGCGCCGCCGTGCGTTACGACGAGGTCGCCAAGGCGCTGGTGCACGGCCTCAAGTTCCATGACCGCACCGATCTGGCGCCGATCATGGGGCGGTGGATGGCTCGTGCCGGCCAGCCGCTTCTCGCCGATGCCGATCTGCTGGTGCCGGTGCCGCTGCATTGGCGCCGCGGTTTCTCGCGTCGCTACAATCAGTCCGGCGCACTGGCGCAGGTGATCGGTCGGCAGGCCAAATTGTCGGTCGCGGTCGAGGCGCTACAGCGGGTTCGCCCGACCGCGCATCAGATCGGGCTATCGCGCAGCGAGCGTGCCGCCAATGTGCAGGGCGCCTTCAAGGTTCCGAAGCACCGCAAGGCCGAGATCCAGGGCCGGCGGATCGTGCTGATCGACGACGTGCTGACCTCTGGCGCCACCGTCGATGCCTGCGCCCGGGCGCTGCTCCGGGCGAGGGCGGCCTCGGTCGACGTGCTGGTCTTCGCGCGGGTTGTCGATACGCTGAAATCCCCCATATAA
- a CDS encoding aspartate kinase — MGRLVMKFGGTSVANIERIQNVARHVKREVDAGHEVAVVVSAMSGKTNELVAWCTEASPLHDAREYDAVVASGEQVTSGLLAIALQSLGIQARSWQGWQIPILTSDAHASARIVGIDGSEIIKRFSERKEVAVIAGFQGIHAETGRITTLGRGGSDTSAVAIAAALKADRCDIYTDVDGVYTTDPRVVPKARRLDKVSFEEMLELASLGAKVLQVRSVELGMVHNMPIFVRSSFDKPEDIDPHGTPPGTLISSEENSMENHVVTGIAFSKDEAQISVRRIEDKPGVAASIFGPLADANINVDMIVQNVSEDGKTTDLTFTVPASDFARAKQTITSAQDKIGYARFDSETDVAKVSVIGSGMRSHAGVAAQAFAALAARNINIRAITTSEIKFSVLIDAAYTELAVRTLHTLYGLDQV; from the coding sequence ATGGGCCGGCTGGTGATGAAATTCGGCGGCACGTCCGTCGCCAATATCGAGCGCATCCAGAACGTCGCGCGCCATGTCAAACGCGAGGTCGACGCTGGCCATGAGGTTGCCGTGGTGGTGTCGGCGATGTCCGGCAAGACCAACGAGCTGGTGGCTTGGTGCACTGAAGCCTCGCCGCTGCACGACGCCCGCGAATACGACGCGGTGGTGGCGTCCGGCGAGCAGGTGACGTCCGGCCTTCTTGCGATTGCCCTGCAGTCGCTCGGCATTCAGGCGCGGTCCTGGCAGGGCTGGCAGATCCCGATCTTGACCAGCGACGCTCACGCCTCGGCGCGGATCGTCGGGATCGACGGCAGCGAAATCATCAAGCGCTTTTCCGAGCGCAAGGAAGTGGCGGTGATCGCCGGTTTCCAGGGCATCCATGCCGAAACCGGCCGGATCACCACGCTGGGCCGCGGCGGCTCCGATACCTCGGCGGTGGCGATCGCGGCGGCGCTGAAGGCGGACCGTTGCGACATCTATACCGACGTCGACGGCGTCTACACCACCGATCCGCGGGTGGTGCCGAAGGCGCGCCGGCTCGACAAGGTGTCGTTCGAAGAGATGCTGGAATTGGCCTCGCTTGGCGCCAAGGTGCTGCAGGTCCGCTCGGTCGAGCTCGGCATGGTCCACAACATGCCGATCTTCGTCCGCTCCAGTTTCGACAAGCCCGAAGATATCGATCCGCACGGCACGCCGCCGGGCACGCTGATCAGCAGCGAGGAGAATTCCATGGAGAACCACGTCGTCACCGGCATCGCCTTTTCCAAGGACGAGGCGCAGATCTCGGTGCGCCGGATCGAGGACAAGCCGGGCGTGGCGGCGTCGATCTTCGGACCCCTGGCCGACGCCAACATCAACGTCGACATGATCGTCCAGAACGTCTCCGAGGACGGCAAGACCACCGATCTGACCTTCACAGTGCCGGCCTCCGACTTCGCCCGCGCCAAGCAGACCATCACGTCGGCGCAGGACAAGATTGGCTATGCCCGCTTCGACAGCGAGACCGACGTCGCCAAGGTGTCGGTGATCGGTTCGGGCATGCGCAGCCATGCCGGCGTTGCCGCCCAGGCGTTCGCCGCGCTGGCCGCCCGCAACATCAACATCCGCGCCATCACCACCTCGGAGATCAAGTTCTCGGTGCTGATCGACGCCGCCTACACCGAGTTGGCGGTGCGGACGCTGCATACGCTCTATGGGTTGGATCAAGTTTAG
- a CDS encoding DUF1178 family protein, with protein sequence MIRYSLRCDKGHVFESWFQGSSAYESQVRRKLVSCPQCDSVKVEKAIMAPQIVGKKGRGRAPEPAAAEPAATNLPAETASANSPTPLLMAQERELRAKLKELRDHIVKTADNVGERFPEQARAMHYGDIEHRPIYGEASPTEAKALIEEGIEVAPLPVLPDDRN encoded by the coding sequence ATGATCCGCTACAGCCTGCGCTGCGACAAAGGCCACGTGTTCGAAAGCTGGTTTCAGGGCTCGTCGGCTTATGAGTCCCAGGTTCGGCGCAAGCTGGTGAGCTGCCCGCAATGCGATTCGGTGAAGGTCGAAAAGGCGATCATGGCGCCGCAGATCGTCGGCAAGAAAGGCCGCGGCCGCGCGCCCGAGCCGGCTGCCGCCGAACCCGCCGCGACCAACCTTCCGGCGGAGACTGCTTCTGCAAATTCGCCGACGCCGCTATTGATGGCTCAGGAGCGCGAGCTGCGCGCCAAGCTGAAGGAATTGCGCGACCATATCGTCAAGACCGCCGACAATGTCGGCGAACGCTTCCCCGAGCAGGCGCGCGCGATGCACTATGGCGATATCGAACACCGCCCGATCTACGGCGAGGCTTCGCCGACCGAGGCCAAGGCGCTGATCGAGGAAGGCATCGAGGTCGCGCCGCTACCGGTGTTGCCGGACGATCGGAATTGA
- the argJ gene encoding bifunctional glutamate N-acetyltransferase/amino-acid acetyltransferase ArgJ, whose product MSSKVSPLAPTDVPAMPMIAGVRLATAAAGIRYKGRTDVLLVEMEKGTTVAGVFTTSKCASAPVEWCRDKLKGGGARALVVNSGNANAFTGKSGKQATTLTAQLAAKAIGCKPAEVFLASTGVIGEPLDATKFDGVLDALALDAGPDGWMDAAKAIMTTDTFPKVATATVKLGKAKVTINGMAKGAGMIAPDMATMLSFIFTDAPLSASCLQALLKAGVTDTFNAVTIDGDTSTSDTLLAFATGAAAENGAPKISRASDPRLKAFVKAFNAVLADLAEQVARDGEGARKLVEIIVEGAKTKVSARKIALSIANSPLVKTAIAGEDANWGRVVMAVGKAGEPADRDKLSISFNGIRVAKAGARDPSYNEKEVSAEMKKPVIQIKVALGLGKGRDRVLTCDLTKEYVAINGDYRS is encoded by the coding sequence ATGTCCAGTAAAGTCTCCCCGCTCGCCCCCACCGATGTCCCCGCCATGCCGATGATCGCCGGCGTGCGCCTCGCGACCGCCGCGGCCGGCATCCGTTACAAGGGCCGCACCGACGTGCTGCTGGTCGAAATGGAGAAGGGCACCACGGTCGCCGGGGTGTTCACCACCTCCAAATGCGCCTCCGCGCCGGTGGAATGGTGCCGCGACAAGCTGAAGGGCGGCGGCGCCCGGGCGCTGGTGGTCAACTCGGGTAACGCCAACGCCTTCACCGGCAAGTCCGGCAAGCAGGCCACCACGCTGACCGCACAGCTCGCCGCCAAGGCGATCGGCTGCAAGCCGGCCGAAGTGTTCCTGGCTTCGACCGGCGTGATCGGCGAACCGCTCGACGCCACCAAGTTCGACGGCGTTCTCGATGCGCTGGCGCTTGACGCCGGCCCCGACGGCTGGATGGACGCCGCCAAGGCGATTATGACCACCGATACCTTCCCGAAGGTCGCGACCGCCACCGTCAAGCTCGGCAAAGCCAAGGTGACGATCAACGGCATGGCCAAGGGCGCCGGCATGATCGCGCCCGACATGGCGACGATGTTGTCGTTCATCTTCACCGATGCGCCGCTGTCGGCCTCCTGCCTGCAGGCGCTGCTCAAGGCCGGCGTCACCGACACTTTCAACGCAGTGACCATCGACGGCGATACCTCGACCTCTGACACGCTGCTGGCGTTCGCGACCGGCGCAGCCGCCGAGAACGGCGCGCCGAAGATTTCGCGCGCCTCGGACCCGCGGCTGAAGGCCTTCGTCAAGGCGTTCAACGCGGTGCTGGCCGATCTCGCTGAGCAGGTGGCGCGCGACGGCGAAGGCGCCCGCAAGCTGGTCGAGATCATCGTCGAGGGCGCCAAGACCAAGGTTTCGGCTCGCAAGATCGCGCTGTCGATCGCCAATTCGCCGCTGGTGAAGACCGCCATCGCCGGCGAAGACGCCAATTGGGGCCGGGTGGTGATGGCGGTCGGCAAGGCCGGCGAGCCGGCCGATCGCGATAAGCTGTCGATCTCGTTCAACGGCATCCGCGTCGCCAAGGCCGGCGCGCGCGATCCGTCCTACAACGAGAAGGAAGTCTCGGCCGAGATGAAGAAGCCGGTGATCCAGATCAAGGTCGCCCTCGGCCTCGGCAAAGGCCGCGACCGCGTGCTGACCTGCGACCTCACCAAGGAATACGTCGCGATTAACGGCGATTATCGGTCGTGA
- a CDS encoding methyltransferase domain-containing protein → MADSTPILFDRRLLTARLHRAAALGSVPFLLDRVADEMDERLHAVLRDFTEVADLWTPGGLKLQRFPKLAHLAVDPSGSEALPFAPGSLDLVVSALALQFANDLPGVLAQLRRALKPDGLLLAALTGGDTLTELRQAFASAEAEIEGGVSPRVAPAADLRDLGALLQRAGFALPVTDVDRVVVRYDHAFALMQDLRRMGATNVLIERRRTPLRRTTLTRMAQIYADRFSDPDGRIRATFEIVWLSGWSPHESQQQPLKPGSAKVSLEEAIKGKR, encoded by the coding sequence ATGGCTGACTCGACGCCGATCCTGTTCGATCGCCGGCTGCTCACGGCGCGGCTGCACCGCGCCGCCGCGCTCGGCTCGGTGCCTTTCCTGCTCGACCGCGTCGCCGACGAGATGGACGAGCGGCTCCATGCCGTGCTGCGCGACTTCACCGAGGTCGCCGATCTCTGGACGCCCGGCGGGCTGAAGCTGCAGCGGTTTCCCAAGCTCGCGCATCTTGCAGTGGATCCGTCCGGCAGCGAAGCCCTGCCGTTCGCGCCCGGATCGCTCGACCTCGTGGTCTCGGCGCTGGCGCTGCAATTCGCCAACGACCTGCCGGGCGTGCTGGCGCAGCTTCGCCGCGCACTCAAGCCTGACGGGCTGCTGCTCGCGGCGCTGACCGGCGGCGATACGCTGACCGAGCTGCGCCAGGCGTTCGCTTCCGCCGAAGCAGAGATCGAAGGCGGCGTGTCGCCGCGCGTCGCGCCGGCCGCCGATTTGCGCGATCTCGGCGCGCTGCTGCAGCGCGCAGGCTTCGCGCTGCCGGTCACCGACGTCGACCGCGTCGTGGTGCGCTACGACCACGCCTTCGCCTTGATGCAGGATCTGCGGCGGATGGGCGCCACCAATGTCCTGATCGAGCGCCGCCGGACGCCGCTGCGCCGCACCACCCTGACACGGATGGCGCAGATCTATGCCGACCGCTTCAGCGACCCCGACGGCCGCATCCGCGCCACCTTCGAAATCGTCTGGCTGTCCGGCTGGTCTCCGCACGAAAGCCAGCAGCAGCCGCTGAAGCCGGGCTCGGCGAAGGTGAGTCTGGAAGAGGCGATCAAGGGGAAACGCTGA